In Paenibacillus sonchi, the genomic stretch AAGAGCCTGCATCTGCCGGGCACTGATCAATGATCCCATCATGTTATTTGCCGATGAGCCTACAGGCGCCCTGAATTCCAAAGCTGCCCAAGAGGTACTTGCTGAGCTGTGCCGGATTAACCGGGAGGGAACAACAATTATGATGGTCACCCATGACATGAAAGTCGCTGCCCAGAGTGACAAAGTGCTCTACATGGTGGACGGTACAATCCAGGGGCAACATATTTTAGGGAAATATTCTGAAGGACAGGGATTGAAAGAACGGGAACAGAGCTTGACGAAATGGCTGATGGAGATGGGCTGGTAAGACAGCCGCAACGCTCAGTACCTCAGCTGTAGGACAGGCGACATTTGGCTGGGAGGAGATTAATATGACCGATGTTCTGATCATCGAAGATAATATGGAGCTTGCCGGACTCATCAGGGACTTCCTTCAGGTGGAGGGATACTCTGTGTTCACGACAGACAGTGGTGAAAAGGGGATGAAGTATCTGGCTGAGCATACGGCAAAATTGCTCCTGCTAGATATTATGCTGCCCGAACTGGATGGACTCGCAATTTGCAGGCTGGTGAGAGAGCAGCACAACCTGCCCATTCTGATCATGAGCGCCCGGCATGGAGACGATAACAAGATTATTGGCCTGGAGCTGGGCGCGGATGACTATCTGGAGAAGCCCTTTTCGGTCAATCTGCTAACCGCCAAGGTCAAGGCACTTCTGCGCCGCAGCTATGACATGAATGACGATAAACAACTGCTGGTTGATGGCGATATTATCATTAACCGCGCTTCTATGCAGGTCTATAAGAAGGACCAACCGCTAAGTGTCACCTCCAAGGAATATGAGCTGCTCGTTCTGCTGGTGAATAACAAGGACAAGGTGCTGCGCAAAGACTGGCTGTTTGACAAGGTGTGGGGTGCAGACAGCTTCAGCGAGCCTTCGACTCTAACCGTACATATCAATAAATTGCGCGAAAAAATTGAGAAAAACCCAAAGGAGCCGCAACGCATTGTCACCATCTGGGGGGTAGGCTATAAATATGAGGCGGTTTAATGCCTTGATTCTCTGGGTTGTGATCATAGGTTTTGCTTTGATCGCAGCCTGCACCGCTTATGCCGTCCAGCTTGGCCATTCGCAGACAGACCGGAAATACCGGGTGGAGATAAACCGTATCCTCCATCAGATAAGAGCAGGTGCAGCGCCGGGTGATATTGTGCTGAATACAGGCCAATCCGGCGCAGTCCACACTCTTGACTGGATAGGCGTTGAAGCTGTACCGGAGCAAATTGAACAGTTTTTTGAAGGTTCAGGGGTGGACAGCAGGGAAGAATTCATGATTCTCCCTGTCCATGAAGGGCGGAAGCTGTCTGGGTATCTGCGTTTTTCCTACCTGCCTGTAAAAGATACAACTTCAATCATTCTCGTCATGGATAGCATTCTTCTGCTGGTTTTGGCAGGGCTTGTTGCTCTGCTGCTCTATGTGAAGCTGCAGATCCTTAAGCCGTTCCATATCATTGAAGAGCTGCCTTATGCCTTATCCAAAGGACAGCTGAACACCGGCCTAAAGGAAAGCCGAAGCCGTTTTTTCGGCAAATTCATCTGGGGTCTGGATCTGCTTAGGGAGACCCTGGAATCGCAAAAGCAGATCAATATGAGTCTGGAAAAAGACAGGCAGACACTCGTAGCCTCGCTTTCACATGAGCTGAAAACACCCGTAGCTGCCATTAAGCTGTATTCCAGTGCACTGACCAGAGACATTTATGACAGCGACGATAAACGTAAGGCCTGTGCTGTACTAATTGGCCAGAAGGCTGAGCATATTGAAACGCTGATCGGAGACATCATTACGGCCTCTGTATCATCGCTTCAGAATATCGAAATTAAGAACAGGGAGTTTTACTTGGGAGAATGGCTCAAGCGGCTGCTGCTTTCCCATAAGGAACGGCTCGAATTGCTGAAAATTGATTGGACCATTGATGCCTATCCGGATAAGCTGCTGTTTGGAGACCCGGATAAACTGCTGGAGGTTATGGATAACCTCATCGAAAATGCGATCAAGTACGGGGACGGCGGCCAGATCCGCCTCTCCTTCCAGGAGGAGGATATGCGCCAACTCATAGTGGTTGAGAATACCGGCAACCCGTTGTCGGCGGCGGAACTGCCTTATATATTCACCAGCTTTTGGCGCGGATCGAATGCAGAAGGCAAAAAAGGGAACGGCCTGGGGCTGTATATCTGCAAGCAGCTGCTGCATAAGATGGACGGAGATATTTACGCTGAACCTGTTAAGCAGGGTATGAAGTTCGTGCTGGTGTTGAGGTACTGATTACCCGTCATTGTTGTGGTCCCCGCTCTTCCGGAAAGATTTCCTATGAAAATCAGTAATGCGGCGGAACAAAGCTTGTCCATCATCCGTAATGGCAACATCCCGGGTGAGCGGCATCACCATGGCCCGGTAAGGCTCGGGAATCCAGACGTATTGATGCACATACTCCGTGGCCCTGAAACCGCAGTGTTCCCAAAAATAGACCCGTGCCGCATCTTCTTGCGTATGACCTGCTTCGACTTCAATCAGAACCGCCTGAATGTCATGCTTCTGCACCGCCCAGTCGCGGATCAGCTCCAGAAACTGTCTGCCCAGGCCCTGGCCGCGCAGCCCGGCATCTACAGCCATAT encodes the following:
- a CDS encoding response regulator transcription factor, which codes for MTDVLIIEDNMELAGLIRDFLQVEGYSVFTTDSGEKGMKYLAEHTAKLLLLDIMLPELDGLAICRLVREQHNLPILIMSARHGDDNKIIGLELGADDYLEKPFSVNLLTAKVKALLRRSYDMNDDKQLLVDGDIIINRASMQVYKKDQPLSVTSKEYELLVLLVNNKDKVLRKDWLFDKVWGADSFSEPSTLTVHINKLREKIEKNPKEPQRIVTIWGVGYKYEAV
- a CDS encoding sensor histidine kinase, translating into MRRFNALILWVVIIGFALIAACTAYAVQLGHSQTDRKYRVEINRILHQIRAGAAPGDIVLNTGQSGAVHTLDWIGVEAVPEQIEQFFEGSGVDSREEFMILPVHEGRKLSGYLRFSYLPVKDTTSIILVMDSILLLVLAGLVALLLYVKLQILKPFHIIEELPYALSKGQLNTGLKESRSRFFGKFIWGLDLLRETLESQKQINMSLEKDRQTLVASLSHELKTPVAAIKLYSSALTRDIYDSDDKRKACAVLIGQKAEHIETLIGDIITASVSSLQNIEIKNREFYLGEWLKRLLLSHKERLELLKIDWTIDAYPDKLLFGDPDKLLEVMDNLIENAIKYGDGGQIRLSFQEEDMRQLIVVENTGNPLSAAELPYIFTSFWRGSNAEGKKGNGLGLYICKQLLHKMDGDIYAEPVKQGMKFVLVLRY
- a CDS encoding GNAT family N-acetyltransferase; the protein is MTLEFKTYDKWDDALWAAMEPLYREAFPHGAKPVGILHAMLDKQIAWLHTGYQDGKLAAMAVTGLSGPAGERMLIIDYMAVDAGLRGQGLGRQFLELIRDWAVQKHDIQAVLIEVEAGHTQEDAARVYFWEHCGFRATEYVHQYVWIPEPYRAMVMPLTRDVAITDDGQALFRRITDFHRKSFRKSGDHNNDG